A window of the Roseburia sp. 831b genome harbors these coding sequences:
- a CDS encoding ABC transporter permease, whose product MFENIRLSFQGIWSHKMRSFLTMLGIIIGIAAIIAIVSTIKGTNEQIKQNLVGSGENTVEVSLYQGDWTYEMEYNGIPSGVPLISDDVMEEISKIDAVESVSRYLSRQDYDGVYRLNTSLSGGYVKGIDTSYFSTCNFLVTEGRAFVEDDYTKYRKVAILDEDSANVLFDGEDPVGQTIEIQKEPYTVVGVVKKAKEFHPVINSIEDYYTYSQDTAGSVYIPDATWCITYQYDEPQNVVLKVASADDMTSAGKACANLLNGYLTVSDDTIQYKAQDLMEQAQQIQELSSSTNTMLIWIAGISLIVGGIGVMNIMLVSVTERTQEIGLKKAIGARKSKILNQFLTEAAVLTSMGGLIGVIVGIILAKIISYVSATPVAISIPAAVGAVVFSMVIGIVFGVFPSYKAANLNPIDALRHE is encoded by the coding sequence ATGTTTGAAAATATCAGATTGTCATTTCAGGGAATCTGGTCGCATAAGATGCGTTCTTTCCTGACAATGCTTGGAATTATTATCGGAATTGCAGCTATTATTGCAATTGTTTCTACAATAAAAGGAACAAACGAACAAATTAAACAGAATCTGGTTGGTTCCGGAGAAAACACAGTGGAAGTTTCCTTGTATCAGGGAGATTGGACGTATGAGATGGAATACAATGGAATTCCATCCGGTGTTCCACTTATTTCCGATGATGTGATGGAGGAGATTTCTAAGATTGATGCGGTAGAAAGCGTTTCCCGTTATCTATCCAGACAGGATTATGACGGTGTGTACCGCTTAAATACATCGTTATCCGGTGGCTACGTCAAAGGGATTGACACCAGTTATTTTTCCACCTGCAATTTCCTTGTGACAGAGGGAAGAGCGTTTGTGGAGGATGATTACACCAAATACCGCAAGGTAGCAATCTTAGACGAGGATTCGGCAAATGTCCTGTTTGACGGGGAAGACCCGGTCGGACAGACCATCGAGATTCAAAAAGAGCCATACACCGTGGTAGGAGTTGTAAAAAAGGCAAAAGAATTTCATCCGGTCATCAATTCGATAGAAGATTATTACACATACAGCCAGGATACAGCAGGAAGTGTTTATATTCCAGACGCAACCTGGTGCATTACCTATCAGTATGACGAACCTCAGAATGTTGTGCTAAAGGTGGCAAGCGCAGATGACATGACAAGCGCAGGAAAAGCTTGTGCAAACCTGTTAAATGGTTATCTGACGGTCAGTGATGATACCATTCAGTACAAAGCGCAGGATTTGATGGAGCAGGCACAGCAGATTCAGGAATTAAGCAGTTCCACGAACACAATGTTAATCTGGATTGCAGGAATTTCCCTGATTGTCGGAGGTATCGGTGTCATGAATATCATGCTGGTATCCGTGACAGAGCGTACACAGGAGATTGGCTTGAAAAAGGCAATCGGTGCAAGAAAGTCCAAAATTTTAAATCAGTTTCTGACAGAAGCAGCAGTTCTTACAAGTATGGGTGGACTTATCGGTGTAATCGTTGGTATTATTCTGGCAAAAATTATTTCCTATGTCAGCGCAACACCAGTTGCCATCAGTATTCCGGCAGCAGTAGGTGCCGTTGTATTTTCGATGGTAATCGGAATTGTCTTTGGAGTTTTCCCATCCTACAAGGCAGCAAACTTAAACCCAATCGATGCACTGCGACATGAATAA
- a CDS encoding protein translocase subunit SecDF — translation MKKGKAAVILIAIVAALAGLIYYASIILSSTGAGENMNIPLGLDLSGGVSITYQVMDDDPSAEDMSDTIYKLQKRVESYSTESSVYQVGDDRITVEIPGVTDANSILEELGNPGSLEFQKADGTVYMTGDQVADAKAVTTQDDYGNKKFVVQLTLTDEGAKTFAEVTSENVGNYLPIVYDGETISYPRVQNAITGGNAEITGMSSYAEAEELATQIRIGSLSLELKELESNVVGAQLGSQALATSLKAAVIGLAIVIIFMIVMYAVPGIASAIGLAVYTTLVVAIIYLFEITLTLPGIAGIILGIGMAVDANVIIFARIREEIAAGKSVRTAMQTGFQKALSAILDGNITTFIAALVLMMLGSGTVKGFAYTLMISILVSMFSALAVTRWVLYSFYALGIRDEKFYGRAKERKSINFIGKKAVFFTVSAAVIAAGFITMAVNKANGKGALNFGLDFMGGTSTTVDFGKDYTIEEIEKDIVPYVADVVGDNDIVASKVEGTTQITIKTRTLNLDERESLNSMFVDQFGIKEDTIQSQSISSTISGEMRSDAIIAVLISSICMLIYIWFRFKDIRFATSAIAALLHDVLVVLTVYAVLRISVGNTFIACMLTIIGYSINDTIVIFDRIRENMSKVKIQNKDDLKEVANKSLTQTLSRSINTSITTFVMVFLLYLLGVSSIRDFALPMIAGLVCGAYSSICIATQLWYVMKVHLGKHKVQN, via the coding sequence ATGAAAAAGGGTAAAGCCGCAGTCATATTGATTGCAATTGTAGCTGCATTAGCAGGATTGATTTATTATGCATCCATTATTCTTTCATCCACTGGAGCGGGGGAGAATATGAACATTCCTCTTGGACTTGATTTGTCTGGTGGTGTTTCGATTACTTATCAGGTAATGGACGACGATCCAAGTGCAGAAGACATGAGTGACACAATCTACAAACTTCAGAAACGTGTGGAAAGTTACAGTACAGAATCTTCTGTCTATCAGGTCGGAGATGACCGTATCACAGTTGAAATCCCAGGTGTAACCGATGCAAACTCTATTTTAGAGGAACTTGGTAATCCGGGATCTTTGGAATTCCAGAAGGCAGACGGAACTGTTTATATGACAGGTGATCAGGTAGCAGACGCCAAAGCCGTAACCACACAGGATGATTATGGGAATAAGAAATTCGTCGTTCAGCTTACTTTAACAGACGAAGGAGCAAAGACATTCGCTGAGGTTACTTCTGAAAACGTTGGAAATTATCTTCCAATCGTTTACGATGGAGAGACCATCAGTTACCCAAGAGTTCAGAATGCAATCACAGGTGGAAACGCTGAGATTACCGGAATGAGCAGCTATGCAGAGGCAGAAGAACTTGCAACACAGATTCGTATCGGTTCTCTTTCCTTAGAGTTAAAAGAGTTAGAGTCTAACGTGGTTGGTGCACAGTTAGGAAGCCAGGCTCTTGCAACCAGTTTAAAAGCAGCCGTAATCGGTCTTGCAATTGTCATCATTTTTATGATTGTAATGTATGCAGTACCAGGTATTGCATCTGCAATTGGTCTTGCAGTTTATACTACACTTGTAGTTGCAATTATCTATTTATTTGAAATTACACTTACCCTGCCAGGTATCGCAGGTATTATCCTGGGTATTGGTATGGCGGTGGATGCGAACGTTATTATTTTCGCCCGTATCCGTGAAGAAATTGCAGCCGGAAAAAGTGTAAGAACTGCGATGCAGACAGGTTTCCAGAAGGCATTATCTGCAATCTTAGATGGTAACATTACAACCTTTATCGCAGCACTTGTACTTATGATGTTAGGTTCTGGTACAGTAAAAGGTTTTGCTTATACCTTAATGATTAGTATTTTGGTATCCATGTTCTCTGCACTTGCAGTTACAAGATGGGTATTATATTCTTTCTACGCACTTGGTATCCGCGATGAGAAATTCTACGGAAGAGCCAAAGAGAGAAAGAGCATCAACTTCATTGGAAAGAAAGCCGTATTCTTTACTGTTTCAGCAGCTGTTATTGCAGCAGGATTTATTACCATGGCAGTCAATAAGGCAAACGGAAAAGGTGCTTTAAACTTCGGTCTTGATTTCATGGGTGGTACCTCTACAACCGTTGATTTTGGAAAAGATTACACCATCGAAGAAATTGAAAAAGACATCGTTCCTTACGTTGCAGATGTTGTTGGCGATAATGACATCGTGGCAAGTAAAGTAGAAGGAACAACTCAGATTACAATTAAGACACGTACACTGAACTTAGATGAGCGTGAGTCACTCAACAGCATGTTTGTTGACCAGTTTGGAATCAAAGAAGATACCATCCAGTCACAGAGTATCAGTTCTACCATCAGTGGCGAAATGCGTTCGGATGCAATTATTGCGGTACTCATTTCTTCTATTTGTATGTTGATTTATATCTGGTTCAGATTTAAAGATATCCGTTTTGCAACAAGTGCGATCGCGGCATTGTTACATGACGTGTTAGTTGTTTTGACCGTGTATGCGGTACTGCGAATTTCAGTTGGTAATACGTTCATTGCATGTATGTTGACCATTATCGGTTACTCCATCAATGATACCATCGTTATCTTTGACCGTATCCGTGAGAACATGTCAAAAGTGAAGATTCAGAACAAAGACGACTTGAAAGAAGTGGCAAACAAGAGTTTGACCCAGACCTTGTCAAGAAGTATCAATACTTCCATCACAACCTTTGTCATGGTATTCTTACTCTACTTATTAGGAGTATCCAGCATCCGTGACTTTGCGCTGCCAATGATTGCAGGTCTTGTATGTGGTGCATATTCCTCAATCTGTATTGCAACACAGTTATGGTATGTCATGAAAGTACATTTAGGAAAACACAAAGTTCAGAATTAA
- the scfB gene encoding thioether cross-link-forming SCIFF peptide maturase: MVHQYKNNGYNIVLDVNSGAIHVVDDVMYDVIEMFEGHSAEEIVTALSGKYKKTEIEEAIEEVNSLKDEGELFTKDSYENYIMDFKKRPTVVKALCLHIAHDCNLACRYCFAEEGEYHGRRALMSYETGKAALDFLIANSGNRRNLEVDFFGGEPLMNWQVVKDLVAYGREQEKIHDKNFRFTLTTNGVLLDDEIMEFANKEMANVVLSIDGRKEVHDHMRPFRRGDGSYDLIVPKFQKFAESRNQEKYYVRGTFTHHNLDFSEDVLHLADLGFKQISVEPVVAQPEEEYALREEDLPKLFEEYDKLAAQMVERKKAGEDFNFFHFMIDLEGGPCVAKRLSGCGSGTEYLAVTPWGDLYPCHQFVGNEKFLMGNVKDGITRTDIRDEFKCCNVYAKEKCRNCFAKFYCSGGCAANSYNFHGDIKDAYDLGCELQKKRIECAIMIKAAEAEA, encoded by the coding sequence GTGGTTCATCAGTACAAAAACAACGGCTATAATATTGTTCTGGATGTAAACAGCGGAGCAATTCATGTTGTAGATGATGTGATGTATGATGTCATCGAGATGTTTGAAGGACATTCCGCAGAAGAGATTGTAACAGCATTATCAGGAAAATATAAGAAAACAGAGATAGAAGAAGCGATTGAGGAAGTGAATTCCTTAAAAGACGAAGGTGAGTTATTCACAAAAGACAGTTATGAGAACTACATCATGGACTTTAAGAAACGACCTACTGTCGTAAAAGCACTTTGCTTACATATTGCACATGACTGTAACTTAGCCTGTCGTTACTGCTTTGCAGAAGAGGGAGAGTATCATGGAAGAAGAGCGCTGATGTCTTATGAGACAGGAAAAGCAGCACTTGACTTTTTGATTGCAAACTCCGGTAACAGAAGAAACTTAGAGGTTGACTTTTTCGGAGGAGAGCCTCTTATGAACTGGCAGGTTGTAAAAGACCTTGTGGCATACGGAAGAGAGCAGGAGAAGATTCACGACAAGAATTTCCGTTTTACATTGACGACAAACGGTGTTCTTTTAGATGATGAGATCATGGAGTTTGCCAACAAAGAGATGGCAAATGTTGTCCTTAGTATCGACGGAAGAAAAGAAGTTCATGACCATATGAGACCATTCCGCAGAGGCGATGGAAGCTATGATCTGATTGTTCCGAAATTCCAGAAATTTGCCGAGAGCAGAAATCAGGAAAAATACTATGTGCGAGGAACGTTTACACATCATAATCTTGACTTTTCAGAGGATGTCCTTCATCTTGCAGATCTTGGATTCAAACAGATTTCAGTGGAGCCTGTTGTGGCACAGCCGGAAGAAGAGTATGCGCTTCGGGAAGAAGATTTGCCAAAGCTTTTCGAAGAATATGACAAGCTTGCAGCGCAGATGGTTGAGAGAAAGAAAGCGGGAGAAGATTTCAACTTTTTCCATTTCATGATAGATTTAGAGGGAGGTCCATGTGTGGCAAAACGTCTGTCCGGATGTGGTTCCGGTACGGAATACCTTGCAGTGACACCATGGGGAGACCTTTATCCATGTCATCAATTTGTCGGCAACGAGAAGTTTTTGATGGGAAATGTGAAGGATGGCATCACAAGAACTGACATCCGCGATGAGTTTAAATGTTGTAATGTCTATGCAAAAGAAAAATGCCGCAACTGTTTTGCAAAATTCTATTGCAGTGGTGGATGTGCAGCAAACTCATACAATTTCCACGGTGACATCAAAGATGCTTATGATCTTGGATGTGAGCTTCAGAAAAAACGTATCGAGTGCGCAATTATGATAAAAGCCGCAGAAGCGGAAGCATAA
- a CDS encoding efflux RND transporter periplasmic adaptor subunit translates to MSKKKAGVIIGVIVVVVAAVCVGGYFLKNKLSSGGGSSEDKVYVESVADMMKQYTGISNRYNGVVESQDTYEVKVDSEKAVKEINVEVGDEVKKGDVLLTYDTSDLSTQIKQAKLELEGMQDEIDNYNSQIASLSADRDKAADADKFEYTTQIQTLQNNIQQSKYNMESKQLEIEKYQKQIEDSSVESKVDGVVKTINEKQVDSNGNTVPFMTVLETGDYRIKGSVDEQNVWTLSEGQTVIIRSRVDDTTWSGSISKIDTENPESGNNNSMYVSSSSDSSSQSASKYPFYVQLDSADGLILGQHVYVELDEGQDEPKEGIWLYSYYLVMDDGDPYVWADNGKGKLEKRVVELGEYDENLDEYQIVSGLTEDDYIAYPMPGLYEGVTTVYNAEEVDYSSPLYSESADTQMLEDGTPVYDEGTLGDDTMYPATETGIDEHLDEDFGVVPDTESEDAEVSE, encoded by the coding sequence ATGAGCAAGAAGAAAGCAGGAGTCATAATTGGGGTGATAGTAGTAGTGGTTGCAGCCGTATGTGTTGGAGGCTATTTTTTGAAAAATAAGCTTAGCAGCGGCGGTGGTTCATCCGAGGACAAGGTTTATGTGGAATCGGTTGCGGACATGATGAAACAGTACACAGGTATCTCGAATCGATACAATGGTGTTGTCGAGTCACAGGATACCTATGAAGTAAAAGTGGATTCTGAGAAAGCGGTGAAGGAAATCAACGTTGAGGTAGGAGATGAAGTGAAGAAGGGCGATGTACTTCTTACCTATGATACGAGTGATTTGTCAACACAGATTAAACAGGCAAAGTTAGAGTTAGAGGGAATGCAGGATGAGATTGACAATTATAACAGTCAGATTGCATCACTTTCTGCGGACCGTGATAAAGCGGCAGATGCTGATAAATTTGAATATACAACACAGATTCAGACCTTACAGAATAACATTCAGCAGAGCAAATACAATATGGAGAGCAAGCAGCTAGAGATTGAGAAATACCAGAAACAGATTGAGGATTCTTCAGTGGAGAGCAAGGTGGATGGTGTTGTCAAGACAATCAATGAAAAACAGGTAGACAGCAACGGTAATACAGTACCATTTATGACCGTCTTAGAGACTGGTGATTACCGTATCAAAGGAAGTGTGGATGAGCAGAATGTCTGGACATTATCGGAAGGACAGACCGTGATTATCCGTTCCAGAGTAGATGATACAACCTGGAGTGGAAGCATTTCCAAGATTGATACCGAGAACCCGGAGAGTGGCAACAATAATTCCATGTATGTCTCAAGTTCTTCTGACAGCAGCTCACAGAGTGCATCCAAATATCCGTTCTATGTACAGTTAGATTCTGCGGACGGTCTTATTTTAGGACAGCATGTTTATGTAGAACTGGATGAGGGGCAGGATGAGCCAAAAGAAGGAATCTGGTTATACAGCTATTATCTTGTGATGGACGATGGAGATCCTTATGTATGGGCTGACAATGGAAAAGGAAAACTAGAAAAACGTGTGGTAGAGCTTGGAGAGTATGATGAGAACCTCGATGAATACCAGATTGTGTCTGGACTTACCGAGGATGATTACATTGCATATCCAATGCCAGGTTTGTATGAGGGAGTTACAACTGTATATAATGCGGAAGAGGTTGACTATTCCTCTCCACTCTATTCGGAATCCGCAGATACCCAGATGTTAGAGGATGGTACACCGGTTTACGATGAAGGTACGTTAGGAGATGACACTATGTATCCGGCTACCGAGACGGGAATCGATGAGCATCTGGATGAAGATTTTGGTGTGGTTCCAGATACAGAATCAGAGGATGCGGAGGTGTCTGAATGA
- a CDS encoding biotin/lipoyl-binding protein, with protein sequence MKMKKVVAILLTVVILGGATTGGILGYKSYQKKNAVVEVQQVSNLSYGYWGDENTSSGMVTNDSSQEIYLSDSKTVSEVFVKEGDTVAVGDPLMAYDTAEVGIQIKQKELDISTIDNDIAIAQHNLDTLKNTTPVNKTKPADTNTNVVPTPDVTPQPDVTPQPDNTPAGPEQSETGAFHYVTESSVPSNQADAPDGVTKPYQFLCTQDAYVTGSYLNALMQNHTTAVFEVRQGDIPTGNVITSWTVNGAYLTASYDADAKYYIATHDKAEDTGDSTESGNDEVLPEEPVVEEWVEPEGYTADELAKEIAKQQATLKTLDIKKRKAQLELESLKQTSDDGTIYATVAGVVKTASDPDEYVNDGTAFLVVSGSDGLYVTGAVSELLLDQVGVGTVVTASSWESGMSFEAVITEIADYPQESDGYYGDGNSNASYYQYTAYIEDTTGLKNGEYLDLSITTGADSSDAIYIEKAYVREEDGKSYVMVANEDDKLEKRYVTTGKTIYGSAVEITSGLSMDDRIAFPYGKNAVEGASVTEASNMYY encoded by the coding sequence ATGAAAATGAAAAAAGTGGTTGCGATTCTTCTTACCGTTGTGATTTTAGGCGGTGCCACGACGGGGGGAATCCTCGGATATAAATCTTATCAGAAAAAGAATGCAGTGGTAGAAGTACAGCAGGTTTCCAATCTTTCCTACGGATATTGGGGAGACGAGAACACAAGTTCAGGAATGGTCACGAATGATTCCTCACAGGAGATTTATCTGTCGGACTCCAAGACCGTGTCGGAAGTTTTTGTAAAAGAAGGAGATACGGTTGCAGTCGGAGATCCTCTGATGGCGTACGATACGGCAGAAGTTGGAATCCAGATAAAGCAAAAGGAACTGGATATCAGCACAATTGATAATGATATTGCAATTGCACAGCACAATCTGGATACGTTAAAAAATACGACTCCGGTCAACAAGACAAAACCGGCTGATACAAATACGAATGTAGTTCCAACGCCAGATGTGACGCCACAGCCAGACGTGACACCACAGCCGGATAACACACCGGCCGGACCGGAACAAAGTGAAACAGGGGCATTCCATTATGTGACGGAAAGCAGTGTGCCAAGTAATCAGGCAGATGCGCCGGATGGCGTGACAAAGCCTTACCAGTTCCTTTGCACACAGGATGCCTATGTGACAGGAAGTTATTTAAATGCGTTGATGCAGAATCATACAACAGCAGTTTTTGAGGTCAGACAAGGAGACATACCAACAGGAAATGTCATTACATCCTGGACGGTAAACGGTGCGTATCTGACAGCTTCCTATGATGCAGATGCCAAATATTACATTGCGACACATGATAAGGCAGAGGATACTGGGGATAGCACAGAATCCGGAAATGATGAAGTGCTGCCAGAGGAACCTGTCGTTGAGGAATGGGTAGAGCCGGAAGGCTATACGGCAGATGAGCTTGCAAAAGAGATTGCAAAACAGCAGGCAACCTTAAAAACGCTTGATATCAAGAAAAGAAAAGCACAGTTAGAATTAGAAAGTTTAAAACAGACATCGGATGATGGAACCATATATGCGACAGTTGCCGGTGTTGTAAAAACAGCTTCAGACCCGGATGAATATGTGAATGATGGAACCGCATTTTTAGTGGTATCCGGTTCCGATGGTCTCTATGTGACGGGAGCAGTCAGCGAATTATTACTTGATCAGGTAGGAGTTGGAACCGTTGTTACAGCAAGTTCCTGGGAGAGTGGCATGTCCTTTGAAGCAGTTATTACAGAAATTGCAGACTACCCACAGGAGAGTGATGGTTATTATGGGGATGGCAATTCCAATGCTTCCTATTACCAGTATACGGCATACATTGAAGATACCACCGGATTAAAAAATGGTGAATATCTGGATCTTTCCATTACGACAGGGGCGGATTCTTCGGATGCAATTTATATAGAAAAGGCTTATGTAAGAGAGGAAGACGGTAAGTCTTACGTGATGGTTGCAAATGAGGACGACAAGTTGGAAAAACGCTATGTGACAACCGGAAAAACGATTTATGGTTCCGCAGTAGAGATTACATCGGGCTTAAGTATGGATGACAGAATCGCTTTTCCATATGGCAAGAACGCAGTAGAGGGCGCGAGTGTAACAGAGGCGTCAAATATGTACTATTAA
- a CDS encoding DUF1294 domain-containing protein: MEKIVAAYLIIMNITGILVMGIDKQKARMHRWRIPEKVLFLVSLLGGSAGTWAGMYLFRHKTKHWYFVVGMPLIFILQVLVIIFIRKSYS, translated from the coding sequence ATGGAAAAAATAGTCGCAGCATATTTGATAATCATGAATATCACAGGAATTCTTGTGATGGGAATCGACAAACAAAAAGCAAGAATGCACCGGTGGAGAATCCCGGAAAAGGTTCTTTTTCTGGTGAGCCTGCTTGGTGGAAGTGCAGGAACATGGGCTGGAATGTATCTGTTTCGTCATAAGACAAAACACTGGTATTTTGTAGTTGGAATGCCGCTGATTTTCATTCTCCAGGTGCTGGTTATAATATTTATAAGAAAAAGTTATAGCTAA
- a CDS encoding ABC transporter ATP-binding protein, which translates to MILNLQNIFKDYQQDKLVVPVLKDVSFQVEEGEYVAIMGPSGSGKTTLMNIIGCLDKATSGTYELAGQDVSSLKDKELSDLRLREIGFVFQSFHLMPRESAAENVSLPLSYAGIKKKERRERAKKALERVGLGERIDFKPTQLSGGQKQRVAIARAIVNNPKILLADEPTGALDQKSGAQVMELFQKLNDEGVTIVMITHDPKIAAHAKRVIRIIDGVIHEGDGEEEAS; encoded by the coding sequence ATGATTTTAAATTTGCAGAATATTTTTAAAGATTATCAACAGGATAAACTGGTAGTACCAGTTTTAAAAGATGTGTCGTTTCAGGTGGAAGAAGGCGAATATGTGGCAATCATGGGACCATCCGGTTCCGGTAAAACAACCTTAATGAACATTATTGGATGTCTGGATAAGGCCACAAGTGGAACGTATGAGCTTGCAGGACAGGATGTTTCAAGTTTAAAAGATAAGGAGTTATCCGATTTACGACTCCGTGAAATCGGTTTTGTGTTCCAGAGCTTCCATCTGATGCCAAGGGAGAGTGCAGCCGAAAATGTTTCCCTCCCATTAAGCTATGCAGGCATAAAGAAAAAGGAGCGCCGGGAGCGTGCCAAGAAAGCGTTAGAGCGTGTGGGATTAGGAGAACGTATTGACTTTAAACCGACACAGCTGTCCGGTGGTCAGAAACAAAGAGTAGCGATTGCGAGAGCGATTGTGAACAATCCAAAGATTTTACTGGCAGATGAACCGACAGGAGCCCTGGATCAGAAATCAGGAGCGCAGGTCATGGAACTTTTTCAAAAATTAAATGACGAAGGTGTTACCATCGTGATGATTACCCATGATCCAAAGATAGCGGCGCATGCAAAGCGTGTCATCCGAATTATTGACGGCGTTATACATGAGGGCGACGGAGAGGAGGAAGCATCATGA
- the glyA gene encoding serine hydroxymethyltransferase: MFTIGDIRAVDPDVAQAITEEFDRQNSHIELIASENWVSPAVMSAMGSVLTNKYAEGYPGKRYYGGCECVDVVENLAIERAKELFGCDYVNVQPHSGAQANMAVQFAILKPGDTVMGMNLDHGGHLTHGSPVNFSGTYFHIVPYGVNDEGFIDYDEVMRIAMECKPKMIIAGASAYARTIDFKKFREIADACGAVLMVDMAHIAGLVAAGLHPSPIPYADVVTTTTHKTLRGPRGGMILCNKEAAEKYNFNKAIFPGIQGGPLMHVIAAKAVCFKEALDPSFKVYQKNIIDNAQALCKGLMNRGIKIVSGGTDNHLMLVDLTNYDQTGKAVEKLLDSVNITCNKNTIPNDPKSPFVTSGVRLGTPAVTSRGMNTEDMDKIADAIAMMIKEGEPAAEKARAIVKELTEKYPLR; the protein is encoded by the coding sequence ATGTTCACAATAGGAGATATTAGAGCCGTTGACCCTGATGTGGCACAGGCGATTACAGAGGAATTTGATAGACAGAACAGTCATATTGAACTGATTGCATCCGAGAACTGGGTAAGTCCAGCTGTTATGTCTGCAATGGGAAGTGTTTTGACCAATAAATACGCAGAAGGATATCCTGGAAAAAGATATTATGGCGGATGTGAGTGCGTTGATGTTGTGGAAAATCTGGCAATTGAGCGTGCAAAAGAATTGTTTGGATGCGATTATGTAAATGTGCAGCCACATTCCGGCGCACAGGCAAACATGGCAGTACAGTTCGCAATCTTAAAACCAGGCGATACCGTAATGGGTATGAACCTTGACCATGGCGGACACTTAACACATGGTTCACCTGTAAACTTTTCCGGAACCTATTTCCACATTGTGCCATATGGCGTAAATGATGAGGGATTTATCGATTATGATGAAGTGATGAGAATTGCAATGGAATGTAAGCCCAAGATGATTATTGCAGGAGCTTCCGCTTATGCAAGAACCATAGATTTTAAAAAGTTCCGTGAGATTGCAGATGCATGTGGTGCTGTATTAATGGTAGATATGGCACATATCGCAGGTCTTGTTGCGGCAGGACTTCATCCAAGTCCAATTCCATATGCAGACGTTGTAACGACAACCACACATAAGACACTTCGCGGACCACGTGGTGGAATGATTTTGTGTAACAAAGAAGCAGCTGAGAAATACAACTTTAACAAAGCGATTTTCCCAGGAATTCAGGGTGGACCTCTGATGCATGTCATTGCAGCCAAGGCAGTCTGCTTTAAAGAAGCATTAGACCCAAGCTTTAAGGTTTACCAGAAGAATATCATCGACAATGCGCAGGCACTTTGCAAGGGACTGATGAACCGTGGTATCAAGATTGTATCCGGTGGAACTGACAATCACTTGATGTTAGTGGATTTAACAAACTATGATCAGACCGGTAAGGCAGTAGAGAAATTATTAGATTCCGTAAATATTACCTGTAACAAAAATACCATTCCAAACGATCCGAAATCTCCATTTGTCACAAGTGGTGTGCGTCTTGGAACCCCTGCGGTTACATCCCGCGGCATGAACACAGAGGATATGGATAAGATTGCAGATGCAATTGCAATGATGATTAAAGAGGGTGAACCTGCAGCTGAAAAAGCAAGAGCAATTGTGAAAGAATTAACAGAAAAATATCCTTTGAGATAA